The Humulus lupulus unplaced genomic scaffold, drHumLupu1.1 SCAFFOLD_94, whole genome shotgun sequence sequence ttctttttaaagaattggcttgtattaatttcactttttacaagtttacgaacaagggttagtcagtcatatgactagtcgcttataattgtaagatcaatatttgatcactcgtacagacacaattgtccatttactacgagaaataaaaggaactgtgcgcaaccagttattcttgccaattattgtatttattacaagtattttctcattacgtgtgttgttttgttatattatcatttttacaagtctttattacgagcagtaatgtttgaacaggtCCGGGtcttggcaagtgaccgaggaccttaagctcatCAATCACTTTGGGGgaatataaggtactaagcaagcaaatcatatcaacaggcatatgtaaacacacgagcaaaataagagaaagcatactacgatacttagagtatttttcaaaattttgtttaaattttgttaaatcaaaacaaagtgctatagTAAGTTCGGTCaagcgaacagatgttataataaattgcaaatattataatatcaaagtaaAATGTTTTACATCGCGAGCAGTTGCTTCTCGGATGTAATTGCTAATTAAATTAAAAGCTGCCCTATGCAGCAAaatattgtcttgacatcacgaaccgtgTTCGTGTGTCctagttacaaattaaaataaaataaataaaattatgaagCAGCAGGAGCAGCTGGAGGATCTTGTTGAGGCTGCTAGTCGACTGTGGTATCAGCACCCTCGTCAATGCCTTCAATACCTGTGGCCAAAGAAATATCAGGGGATCCCTGAGCTGTCTCctcttcctccaggcgagcaaCGTACTTAGCCAACTCAACCTGTTTCATATGTTCTGAAAAATAATCATAGTTTTCCTCAGGATTACTTTTCTAGAACATATAAAAGCAGTTGAACGCTGCTTCCTTGAACCTCTCCAAGTCACTAGTGTTGGTCTCTTCGAGCAATTTGACTCGCTCCTCCAGTTCAGCAATTTCTTTCGTGCTGATAGCTAGTTCGTCTTagagtttggaggcctctttgaAATTAATCACCAAAGCCTCCCTGTACTTCTCTTTGGACTCAGTGACTTTGGCCAAGGTCTCCTTATGTTGCTTCAGCTCCTCGCCCAGTATGGCATTTTGCTCCTCAACCGCTCTTAGTTCCTCACCCAGTTGGGCGTGTCTATCCTCGGCTGCCTTGAGCTGCTCGGCGAGTCTTCCCTCGACAGCCTTAATCTCTCCAGCATGCTTGGCAGACATTTCCTCTGAATGACACCAGCCGGTACTCAGGGTCAAAACTCCCTACGATCAGAGAAACAGTAAAACGGTTAGTATGAATAAAAAGGGAGAGATAGACAACTAAGGCACAGCAAAAAAATAGCAACTTACACTGAGTATTTCATTCAGTGAGCGACTGAGAATCTGTTCAACCTTCATGGAGGAGACATTACTGAAGGCTTCCCGACTGCGCCGATGTCTTGATAGCTTCTTCAGTTTGTCATTGGCTGAGTTATAGGTTGTGTTCAAGACAGCCTCGGCCTGAGTTTTTCCTGACTAATCAGGAGGCGTTGGGTTGACAGGAGCTGGAGGAGTTGAGTCGACAGGAGCTGGGGGAGTCGGGTCGATAgaagctggaggaggagtagttTCCTTTTAGGGTACAGGTGCAGGAGGGTCCTCAGTCCGAGCCCTCTTCTTGGAAGGGTCGCTGCTACTTTCCCTAGGGTGTCGCCTGCTTTCTTTCCTCCTGCTCGCAAAAGTCTTAGCTTTGGTTTTGCTGTACAGATCGAACGCCTCTCCAGAAGTCATGACTGCAGGATAGAAATAAACGATCAgacaatataaattaagttacttaaaaaagcaaggaaataagagcaagaaaaattctaagtagtatacccgagctactattactggtcgatacattatttatggtactactgctacactcactctctgcttCGAAGAAGTCTGAGTTTAAACTACTGATCgcatatttaaagttgtcgtccccttcgaataaatgatagggaatgggcaaactgtctaagagtgagaagtcagtaccgttctcatcaaAATACTCGAGTATGGGCTCCGGGTATTCCCGTGTTGGGTCGAAACATCAGCAGCTCGTGGGAtgttggaaggttccctgatggtcactcttgTTGCTCGCCTTCTTAGAGGCTGTGACACATCCTGGTGCTGCTCAGGGATCTCTCCTCCAGTATCACTTCCTGCTgtagactccctcacatcctgatgaggtgccagaaggccaacCAGCCATAAGTTGCTCtcagtgaccagctctttgacgctcTTCTCGATGTTCGTCATGCTAGCCAAGGATGttgcccttatctccatctctaaAGTGTGGTCTAGCCGGTACCATGGACCCAAACAACACCAAAGTTCTAAATATGGTATAGAGAAGCTAGAAGAAAATAAGCGACCAGTGAGTAAaagatttacctcctcgggtgaaggccaagttATCAGCGACCAGGTCAGTTGTAAGAAAGTACTTCtctacattggatttgtaggtgataTCGCTCAGGAGAGTACGAGCGGACTCTTGGTgttagaagtggaagaaccccgtgttgttgtggttggggttagacttgagatcgaacaggtagttgatctcatgcggCGCAGGaacaggccatttcttatggtTATATAGGATATTGAGCGCAGATAATACTCTATATCTgttgggagtaatttggaagggggcgacctcaaagtaattggccaccccttgaaagaattcGTGCAAAGGCACGATTGCCCCTGCcttgatgtgatacctcgactaggCGCTGAAGGCACCACCAAGAACGTCTGCCCTCTGGTCGGGTGAAGGtttgattagggttatcccaggaagaccgtacttcttgagatagttaTTTACCATCCTAGCCAATACGATGCTAGGATgcgcaacgtaccattcgacctctggcctAAGGCCGTCAAAAGTTCGGGCTTTAGTTTGGATTTCGAGTGGTACAGTATTTACTGGCTGGGGATTTGTAGAAGGCTCTTCGGTGCGAGGGGCAAGCTGGTTAGAAGGAGGGTTGGCTGTTCTCTTCTTTCTGGGAGCAGTATACTTCACACGACCCATGTTTAGTTGACTAGTCGGAGGTCTGGTCGCTGGGTTGTGTTAAGAAATTGGGACTTCTGAAAAAGGCAGTgacggttgttcttgatcctcgaatagTAGTGCAAGCAGATCATCATCAATCAGCCTCTCatctccccaaggatcgtgcatgaaaatctgagaacagaaaaggggagatgagaatctacgaccaacaaatagaagaagtggaaacgttgggataacgttgctcatgtataaaatataagcttttatatgaccatcAGCATTCTAACAATAAAAACACTAAAAACATTCGAACAATTTGgaaaaacggattaaaaagcagaagtgaaaagttttttcagggaAACTTTTCGACTCTAAAAATAGGCAGGAAAAAGCCAGATTTTTTCGAatgcataaaaatcgaatttttactttgattttgcgccctaaattagtattcctacttcccaagccaattcctaagcctcatttagtgtttttgctaattcaaactcctatcctatcatgttacTACCTACGAGCCCGATTACCCTGGAATtgttttttctcaagaacattcaaaaactcaaagACCGAATATCAGAAAACTAGAGAAATGAACGTTGCATGGTATAACAGATAAAAATCGATCAAGAAACTTACTTAAATGGAAGATTGAGGTGAAGTCACTAGCGTTGATACAAGCGACTGAACAGACACACCATAGATCACCAAAGTTTTCTGAGTTTTCATTACTTTTTTGCTTTTGAGTTCttgagaataagaagaagagtgGTAAAAGATAAAAAGTGGGAAGAgtaggttatttatattgatcgtgacacagttaaaaaggtaatgatgggggatgagttttcgaaacgtggggaatcGTGTTAGCTGTCAAaacacttttgggaaactgcaacagCCATAATTAAtcactttttcgaaaaggcactgacagatgtgacaggtcataCGGAAGGTCGATCgcttaagtttattatatgctggtcgcagtaaaataaacttggggggcaaatgtttacccaaaaaaatactacctgatgacgtggaaaAATTAGCCTATATGGGGAATACACGTGGCAgtttaagtgagtataatctgttcgaccatcgaccataaGATCATTGGTTCATCAAACATCATATTTATGGGCGACCAATCTAGTCGTATATTTTCAtctatttccttcagatatgaaatcttataattacatattaattgtaatttccattattatttagatacgcttgtattaaatgtaattaaggctcattggcccaggtagaactccttgagcctataaatacaaatcaaaaggctcaagagatgggacttttgaacttgggaattctaagagagaaatagagtgtttttatccaccataattgtattcatctgaaagcttgtgaaactcgtgaaccctggttcattgatcacagttcttggaattatacattaataagaacactaagtgaaggtaggtttttaccattttattggggccgaaccactataaatcttttgcgtcgtttatcttttcgtcttgatttcatctcattttctatcgttttacttgactccgtatCGTTGACTAATTCGAGGGCCAAcacaatttaatataaaaaaattaaaagattaaaaattgatattaaaaaacaaacaaatttAATATAAAGATTGAAGAGAAGAATGGAGGAGGAACTCCATATGATTGAAGAAGAGGAAGGAGAAACAAAAAATTAAAGTGAAAAAATAACTGAAAATTAATAAGTATAAATGAAAAGATATTAAAAAATTGATGATATAATAAAAACAATTCATTTCTAATTTAAGTATAATTAGAAAAATGTTATCTAATATCAAGTTTAAAAAAAACCAACAGATAAATGgtttaaaataataaagaaatcACAAAAATATTCtttcaattttataaaatttaattaataacaaaattATGGAAACTAAATCCATAAATTTaaaaattcttttaaaaaaaagctataaattaagtttttttttttaaaaaaagtcatatttttttaaacttgtaaaaaaaaaacttcttttctttttctttttcaaaatgaCAATCTTCTATGCTTTATAACTTTTTTACGGTCTTTCAAAGTTTTTGTTTTCCCAAAAATATGGTTTTGTATTATAAAAATGCAATACTTTTACTATAAAAACATGTCGTGTATCTTATATCAGACATATGCTCAACATATATTAAAATTCTATCAAACACATATCCCAAATATACACTATATATACAAAAACTgcaaaaagaaataacaaaatatatatttgatgTAAATTTCTCGTTATATTATTACACCATAATAAATGGGATAACAAGTGTTTAATTGTAAAATTAATGTGTATAATTTAGTGTACTTTTGTTTTTAAAATCTTTTCTTTTGCACAAATACATATCTTATTATTAAAATTGACAtggtaataatttttataaaaaatatatataccacttttaaatatatattaaaaatattcacTCTAATTATAAAACTTCAGATGTAAATGGATTCAGGAGTTGTGAAATTTGTTACATTGCTGGAAAGATGGGAAAACTGTAGTTCTTTCTGCTCTTTCTCATTTTACTCCTTGAAGTTCTTACTTCCTGTACTTGATGGAGCAACAATGCTTACATATACAACTGTTTTGAAAgatgaaaaaaatcaaaatgtaTTATCACCACTGTTGAAGAGTGGTCTTTCACTCTTTCTTACAAATGTTTATAAGTGATATTACCGCATAAATAAACTCTTAATGTAAAATAATATGAAATGTTCCTACAAGAATTAGATAATTACTAGACTCGATCCTTATTCTTTGCTAGGGTTTACAAAAGGGCTTCGCTAGGGCTTACAATGTAGGGCGCTGCCAGCCTTCCCTGCGCTGGTGGGGCCCCATTCTCGACGAAGGTGGTGTTCAGGGGTGGTGGGTTTGTTGGCGGTGTTGGATTTGCGGGTTGGGGGTGTGAGGGGCTCCGGGAATCCTTGGTTTCGCACCTTAGGTTGGTCGGGTTCCCAGATGCGGCCCCGAGGTTTATCGCCTCCATGGTGCTTTGGAGGTAGAGAGTCAATGTCCCTCCGACGTGGTTGTTATCCCAGGGGTCTGTTGGTGGCGGCTTTGAGAGGTTGCAATGGGATTCCTTGTTCCCGCTGGGATTGGTGCGACGATGCCTTCTTAGGCAAAGGTTTGGGGGTATGAGGAATGGGTTAGTGCCTGTTTCAAGGCCGGGGAGGAGTGGCTTGGTCATCCTATGGATCTAGATCGGTGTTTTTTTTCTCTGCTGTTTTTTGTTTGGTTTCAATTTTTGTTTTCgatgttttcttattttttctgTTAATAACGTCTCGCATTATGGGTGGTTGTAATCCACTATGCTTGGTGGTGTTTCATCTTTGATGATATGGTGGTTCTGTAGCTATATTCATGACTCTTATGGCCCAGTAGTGGTGTTATGTACTACCAAATTGATGACGATTAAATCAGCTTTCATGTTAAATTGTTGGCGCTGAGTCTAAGTTTGATCCCATTAATTGGAGGTGGTATATGTTGTCATATTTCTAGGCTTAGGAATATGGTGGCCCATGCTCTAAGAAAAAAAATGGGTTGTTTTTCTTACTCTATTAGGGGAGCTTGGGACTCTTTTCCcaagggaaatttcactatttatgcTTAATAGTctctaatattaccaaaaaatacCACCACTATTCACTCTTTCATTTTGATGCTTAATACTTCCCATTATATCAAGAAGACCAAAACCatttcttcctctctcttcttctctctctttctctctcatgaaaccctcaccaaaacccacGGTGAGTACCAAATTTTTTGTTGAAATCGTTGTTAGTCATCTCCGTTGTCTCTATAAAGATCCCAATAGCAAAGgcttggaggagaaaaaccatgggtaagaagattgttcatttttttgtgttgggtattgtttgtttacttttttttttttttttttggttatttcgAACAGATATGAGCTTgtattagtgttttttttttggtttgttaGAGAGATTTCGCGGTCTGTATTTTCCTGGGTTTTCTGCAACAGATTTGCTCGATGGGAGCTCGATAACAACTCGATAAGGGCTTGATACTATGTAGAAGACGGTTAAGTTGTCAGCTTTATGCTGCTCGATACTggctcgatgatagctcgataggtATAGCATTTActtctcgatggtgctcgataagaactcgataggggttcgattggaccctagaATATTTGGTTTAGTAGtttctcgatatgtgctcgatGGGAGCTCGATAATAGGCAGATGGTGTAGGTTCTGTTAAGATCTCGATGTTGCTCGATTGTGGCTCGATATATGATGCTCGATAGGGGCTCGGTGAAATTTTTGGTTAAGGTTATGTTCGGTTTAAAAACTTGTTGCTCGATGTAGGTTTGATAGAAGCTCGATAGATTTCTTTTTAAAACCTGGAAAAAAAAttgcaattttttttaacaatttcttagttttttttttcatcacaGGTTCCATTGTTTACGTATTTGTATCTTACAATAGCTAAACATAACTGATTAACgtcaatcaaatataacttacaGTGCCTTTCGATAACATCGATGAGAGGACACCTTGGTGAAATCCTTATTCTTCTGGTGCGACCAACTATGCATCCTCGGGACCATATTTCCTGAGCTCACAACAAGCTCCGTCGCAAGTTGTTGAATGGCCTCATATGCCCAATACTGTAACGTCGGGGCATAACCATAAAAATTGTACTTCGATTCCTGTTGCACCTTggcattcttcttctttttgtagtTACTCTTCTAGCGTTGCATGTCCTTCGTACAAAAATTTAAAAGTCTCTTGTAAGagaacttcccccatggatagttGAAGAAGTAGCCTATGCCCCAACTATTTTTAGTATATCTCGCCATATATTTAACTTTCCCTCTATGGCATTTAGAACCCCCTCAACCAACAAACAGATACCCAACTTGTATACATCTTCGACCATAGTACAAGTTTTGAAAGCATTCTCCAACTATAGGAGCTTTACATTCTCAACAtcattgaaatactcctttatcaagcGGTCACTAGTTAGACGCTCATCCAACTCTACTTGTGACGATGCAGAACTAAAATTCAACCTCGTCACTAGAGCAAACTCTGCCACGCCGAATCTACAGGGCTTGGAGCCCCAAAAataaatgcacctcatcttctttTTTACTTGTTATTTTCCACAACATCAACTCATGTACCAAAACTCCTTAGAAATGAAACTTTGAAGCCAAGaagaactgcttgaaaggggattcctttgCCCTTTCTATCAGGTCAAGCTCCACAAACATTTTCCTAATATCAACCAAAGTCCTACCACCTCTATATGTGACTCGGCCAGGAAAGCGATCTTGAAACGGAACAAGCAATTTCGACATCTACATCGACACATGAAAACAattggtaagaaaacagaatGTCAAATAGAATCAGGCAAAAATTCAAAAAAGAAATTATAAGAAAACTGAAGTAAACACTGTCATCGAGTTGTTATCGAGACCATCGAGCCATCATCGAGCAACAACAAAACTCTATCGAGCCATCATCGAGCTTTATCGAGTAAGTATCGAGCTATATCAGAATTTTTCTTAACAATGGAGCATTGATTAtgcatcgagctcatatcgagcctaACCGATtactatcgagctattatcgatcACTATCGAGACAAAATGCCTCACTCATATTGAGCACATCAGTCCTAATGCCTCACTCATATCGAGCCACCATCGAGCTCTATCAAGTCAGTATCGAGCTATATGCATCGAGCTCATGTCGAGCCTATTGAGCCAACAAATATTAACCCCATCGAGAAAACCCCAGACACCATCGAGCCTAACCGATTTCTATCGAGCTAACATCGAGCTTATATCGAACCCTCGAGTTCTAGTGCCTCACTCATATCAAGCCACTATCGAGCATTATCGAtcttatgattttttttagtttctaTCATGTTGTCAAGCAACCATCGAGCACTCATCAAACTTATCGAGCCTATATCGAAAAACCCAGCAAAAAATACCCAGAACTCAAATCGACACTCACCCCACACATTCTCATATCTTCCCCAAAATCTAAATGAAAACATGCATTTAAGCTTCGCGAGAGAGAGAGATTCAAGTCTTTACCTTTTCAATTCAAGTTTGGGAAGCTCGAGCCGAGTGTCACCGATTCTTTCCAGTTGCCTTGGAGATGCTACAGTGGTCGTCGGTAGGTGgtctaagagagagagagatttgggGTGAGGGTTTGGGGGATATTTTGTTCGGGTCCGTGAGAGAGAGAACTGATAGAGAGATTTCGGAGGAATAGATTTTGGGAGGGAAAAAGTGAgagaggtattttgggtatcagTTGAAAGTTTAGCCCCAAATTGAAAAGGTGAATAGTCTTAATATTAAAATGTAATAGGATACACTCCTTTCCCAATTTTATCCGTGATGTTATATCATGAAATTATTTGATAATACAAGgaacattttcaaaaaaaaaaaactttccaTTCATGAATTACCAACTACTTGAGTTTAAATATAATGCAACCTAATGTATTGAATTCGAGATTTGTGACATGGGAATTATATTCATCTAATTTGAGTTCATGTTAGGAAAGAAGCACAGTTTCAAGGCCAATGCTACTGCAATTTTTGAGCTCAGCCAATGCTACTGCAATTCTTGAGCTCAGTTGGAGTGGTCTAGCATTGAGGACTGTTGAAGGAATGAGTATTATTTTAGTCATTGTTGAAACATAATTTATAACTGTCTTCCACGGAAATTGATGACGATCATCACCAACGGcatgttaaaaattaaaaaattaaaaaaaaaccattggAATTGAATAATTAAAGTTGGAACCTGCGCATTGAGAGTGGTCTGAGAGCATTGAGGACTAATGAAGGAATGAATATTAATTTAGTCATTGTTGAAACATAATTTATAACTTTGGTGTCTTCCAAGGAAATTGACGATGATCATCACCACCAACGGcatgataaaaataaaaataaaaataaaaaccattgGAATTGAATAATTAAAGTTGGACAGTTATTCTTTTAACATAAAAAAAGCACACTTTATTTTCAATGGCGTAGAAATCAATCGAAGCTAAACAATTCTAAATCAAACATCAAAAGACTACCGAATCATTCGAAACTAAGTTTTCATTAAATACTTAATATATTTTCAAGTACACCAAACTATCTTCTTGGGTTTAATTTCAAGTGAAATCAATCTGAGTTGAACATCTTAAAAATTCCAACCGAAAATGTCATGAGCGGGAAAACAGGTGAAAGAAGATGCAAAATTGTTTATGTAATAATGTAAAATGTCGTTTGACCAACTACACTAACAAATCTAGAATACTTGGGTTCATaattgataaataataaaaattctcCCTTGTAGAAGAGGAAtgagagaaagggaagaagaggaCCAAAGACAAGTCAAAACTCCCCCAATTATTCCACTCATCTCCCTCCTCCCACTTGAGAACAGCAACAAAAAACACGAAATTAACACCAAAACAAAACCAAGGATCAAAACAATGTCTCAAGGTATTCAAACGCACAAGATTAAATCACTGAGAAACACCCAACCACTTGGTGAACACTTCAAACTCTGTGTAGTCAGAGTCGGAGATCATAGTTTGGTACCAGGCTTTGCCAGCAGCCTTGATTGCGGTAGCTTCCTCCTGATTTAAGAACAAGAAATCCAACGAAAATGTAAGCAACTAGCTAACTGCTGATTTGAATAAAGGCCATGGCATTATCACATTCCAATACTTTGAATCAcaatataaacatgcatgtaaCAAGAACAAGTGAAAGACAAACCATTTATCAACAAAAGCTACTCAAATATAATAACTATAATATTACGAATTTAAGAATAACAGCTACATATGACTGTCACTAATGTCatcaatatataaaaaaagattGGGCACAACAATTTTAAGATTACGGTACCCTTTTGGTTATAGTTATTAATCTAACAATGCAATTCCAGCAACAACAATCAACACAGCCCCAAACATCATTATAATACAATACATTGTCAGAAAAGTCAAAAATACCATCAATCAATCATATTAAAAATGAACCAATAGGTAATATTTAAGCAAATAGTAATTAATCCAGATAATCAATCACATCGTATTATTAAGAATACCCTTTTGGCTATAGTTATTAATCCAACAAGGCAACAACAGCAGCATATCGAGCATCATCACATACAATTCAGTGTAAGAATTCATAATGTGAAACCCCCAACATATTCAGAAATTATCAACTACGAAATAATTTAAGCTATATAGAGCATTAGATATACCTTAGAAATGGGTTTTCTCTTCTTGTCGAGCTTCTCCGCTTTCGACTTCACCCGTTGAGCCTCCGCCAACAAAGACATCCTCTTGGCAGTCTTGGCATACGGGTTAAGCTTCAACATGGCGTTGAGGTTCTTGAGAGGGTTCTTCTTCAATGGTGCCCTCTTGGATTCCTTCTTAATCGGCCTCACAACCGATTGAACCTCATCAGAATTGATGATTCTAGCCAAATCAGCATTAACCATCTTCGACCTGGGCAAAACATAAGATCTCTTTTTCTCGGAAAGCTTATCAAACGAACCATAGATCGAGTCAAGCTTCTCAAAAGCCGACTTGGTCCAGATCACGAACCTTCCAAGGTGACCACCAGGAGCAAGCTTAAGCAAGTTAAGCCTCTCAACATTAACAATATCAACACCAGGAATGTTCCTAAAGGCCTTGACAAGCTTAGCACCCTCAGTACCATACACAATAAGGGGACCCTTACGGTTAATATACCGACGGTTCCTCATCTTACCCTtaccaggacgaatagcatgactatccttggccttctcagcatcatcgAAAGCACCGATCTGCTTCAAGACCTTAATTGCCGCAGAAGTCTTCTCAACACCCTCAGCTGCGTCACTGATAACCAAAGGAAGCTCAGGAACTGACTCAACTCTGTGACCACGAGCCATGACCAGAGAAGGAACAGCCGAAGCAGCAATGGCGGAAACGACGGCGTATCGCTTCTGATTCACATTGATCTTCCTGTGCCATCGGCGCCAGATCTTGGTAGGAGCGAACATGCGTCCACCACGACACATGTTACCGAAGGCCCCCTGTCCAGCACGGTG is a genomic window containing:
- the LOC133810211 gene encoding large ribosomal subunit protein uL4; this translates as MAATAAARPLVTVQALEGDMATDSAQTISLPDVMKASIRPDIVNFVHSNISKNKRQPYAVSKKAGHQTSAESWGTGRAVSRIPRVPGGGTHRAGQGAFGNMCRGGRMFAPTKIWRRWHRKINVNQKRYAVVSAIAASAVPSLVMARGHRVESVPELPLVISDAAEGVEKTSAAIKVLKQIGAFDDAEKAKDSHAIRPGKGKMRNRRYINRKGPLIVYGTEGAKLVKAFRNIPGVDIVNVERLNLLKLAPGGHLGRFVIWTKSAFEKLDSIYGSFDKLSEKKRSYVLPRSKMVNADLARIINSDEVQSVVRPIKKESKRAPLKKNPLKNLNAMLKLNPYAKTAKRMSLLAEAQRVKSKAEKLDKKRKPISKEEATAIKAAGKAWYQTMISDSDYTEFEVFTKWLGVSQ